In gamma proteobacterium HIMB55, the genomic stretch ACGTCGCAAAGAATGAGCAATGGATTCAACACCTACATGTGGGTGAGCACTCCGACCACTACCTGCCCGTTAAGGTCATTACCGGGACCGCCTGGCAGGGACTATTTGGGCGCAACATGTTCATTCGCCCAGAGAATTACAACCCGTCGGATAAAGCCGAGTGGAAGATTTTAAATGTCGCGGACTTCGTTTGTGATCCCGAGCGTGATGGTACTAACTCAGACGGCGTCGTAATCATTAATTTTGGCCAACGCAAGGTACTCATCGCCGGCATGCGCTACGCGGGCGAGATGAAGAAGGCGATGTTCTCAGTGCAGAACTTCCTCCTTCCCGAGAAAGATGTACTACCCATGCATTGCTCAGCCAATATCGGGGATGACGGTGACACCACGCTGTTCTTTGGACTATCGGGCACAGGTAAAACAACACTCTCTGCCGATCCCGCGCGCTATTTAATTGGTGACGATGAGCACGGATGGGCATCGGGCTCTGTTTTCAATATCGAAGGCGGTTGCTATGCAAAAACCATCGATCTCAGTCAGAAGAACGAACCCATTATCTGGGACGCCATTCGCTTTGGCGCGATTGTGGAAAACGTTGTTCTAAACGAAGCCCGACAGGCGGACTACTGCGACACCTCTCTGACCGAGAATGGTCGCTGCTGTTACCCGCTTAACCATGTGGAAAAGCGCTCTGCGACCAATATGGGCGGAGAGCCGAAATGCGTCATCTTCCTCACCTGCGACGTCTCAGGCGTACTACCACCCGTGAGCCTCCTGTCAAAAGAGGCTGCTGCCTTTCACTTCCTATCAGGCTATACGGCGCGTGTGGGATCAACTGAACTAGGTGCAGAAGCGGGCATCCACCCAACATTCAGTACCTGTTTTGGCGCACCCTTTATGCCCCGACCTGCGCAAGATTATGCGGATTTACTTATGAAGCGGATCGAAGACTTCGGATCTCAAGTCTATCTCATCAATACCGGCTGGACCGGTGGGTCGGGCGGTACAAATGGTAAGGGTAATCGCTTCCCGATTCCCGTCACCCGAGCAGTCGTAGCAGCAGCGCAGAGTGGCGCTTTACTCAACGTCGAGACAAAGCATATCGATGCGCTGAACTTAGACTTCCCTGTAAGCATTCCCGGTGTAGCCGATGAGTTTATCGATCCAAAAGCAAGCTGGGGGGATGATGCGGCGTACGATGCGCAAGCGGAGCAGCTGGCTGGGCTTTTCACTGCCAACATTCAAAAGTTTGATATCAGCGAAGACATCGTCGCGGCCGGCCCCGCTAGCTAATAGCTTCAGCCGAAGAGACGAAATAAAGAGGGGCCAATTGGCCCCTTTTTTAAACCCTGCGATTCAGCACTCACTGCATCTTGCTGCACTCAATTAAGAAGCAAGCGCCTTTGGACCTCTACGAGAAAGCGTGCCGAAAAGCTTACCGATATCATCACCCAACAGATAAAGCGCCGGCACAAGAACAAGCGTCACACCGGTGGCAAACATCACACCAAATGACAATGAGACGACCATCGGAATCAGGAACTGCGCCTGAACACTAGTTTCCAGCATGATAGGGATAAGTCCAACAAAGGTCGTGACTGACGTCAGAATAATTGGCCTAAACCGGTCAGTCGCCCCCTGAAGCAGTGCACTTTCCAGGTCGAGACCCTCAGCACGCAAGTTGTTGATACGATCAATCAATACAAGATTGTCATTCACCACCACGCCAGCGCAGGCGATGACACCCATAATCGAGAACATGCTCACCTGCCAGCCAAGGATCCAATGGCCAAAAATAGCACCCATCAAGCCAAAGGGAACAGCGGTCAAAACGAGGAAGGGCTGCCAATAGGACTTAAAGGCAACTGCCATAAGACCAAAAATCACGAGCATTGAAAGCATTCCGAGATAGACCATGGCCTGCTGGAACTCGATTTCTTCCTGCAGCTCGCCATCCATATTGATCGACAAGCCAGGGTACATTTGAAGCCAGGTCGGTGCGTCGTTCTGCAAAATAGACTCAACAATAGCGCGTGGCGGTGCGCCGTCGTCGGCAACATCTGCAGCCACCTCGAGGGTCCGCAAGCGATCAACGCGCTCAATCGATTGATAACCCGTTTCGACACGATAAGCCGCCACAGTGGAGAATGGCACTTCCCTGCCATCACTGGTTCGAATGTACATCGAATTGATATTGGCAATGGCTCGTCTCTCGGCCTCCGGATACCGCACCATCACACGAATATCCTCACCATCGCGTGGGATTCGTTGAACTTCCTCGCCGTAAAAGGCCTGGCGGATCTGTCTCGCCACATCAGCCAACGAAATTCCAAGATTCTCCGCAGCCGGTTTCAACGAGAGAACCAGCTCCTCCAGCGGTGCGTCAAAACTGTCGCTGATGTCGAAGACACCGGGATACCGTTCAAGCGAGGCACGCACGTCGTCCGCAAGTAACTCAAGATCAGCAATGCTGTCGGACGCGAACTGCAAAGTAATAGGCTTACCGGGGTCGCGAATGGTGTAGTCAAACCGAACATCTTTTGCCTCGGAGAGGTCACCTAAACGTTCGCGCAGACGCTTTGCAACCTCCTCCGTATCGAGATCATCATTGACCGTCTGCATCACGAGATCGATCTTATTTCCGCCCGCAACGCCGAGAATATTGTCGATAGCGCCTGTTTCCGCAAACCGAGGCTGCGCGTTGTAGCTATCTTTAATTTCCTCTGCAGCCTGAATCATTCGATCACGCATTGCCTGTGTATCGCTAAATGCGCCACCTTGAGGCATCTCCACGTTGCCGACCACGAAATCGGAATTCACCCGAGGGAAGAACGCGCTCTTCAAATAGCCGCCGCCAAACAAGGCCAAACTGAAGCACAGCATTACGAGGAAAAAGCCACCTACCATGGCGTGGTTGCGCAGGCACTTTTCCAGGAAAGGTCTGTAGCGATCATTCGCAAACCATGAAAGACCATCAGCACAGGCTCGTCTTGTGCGACCAAGCCAACTGGTCTGAGCAATTTCGGGCTCCGGCTTCATGTGAGCTAGGTGGGATGGCAGAATCAGAAGGCTCTCGATTAGCGAGAATGCCAGTGCCAAGCATACAACGACTGGAATCCCCATCGATGCCGGCCCCCATTCACCAGGCAAAAAGAACATGGGGGCGAAGAACACCATGGTGCTTATCACCGCGAAAATAACCGGCTTAACCACCTGCCGTGCGCCCACAAGTGCACCGTGCTCTCCGCTGAGCCCCCTACTTTGTGCCGAGTGAACGGACTCACCAACAATAATGGCGTCGTCTACCACAATGCCGAGCGTCAGCAAGAAGGCAAACAGCGAGATCATGTTCAGGCCCTGCCCTGTATACGGCAGAACGAACAAGGTGCCCATGTAGGCTACAACAATCCCAACCGACACCCAGAAGGCAAGCATAGGTCGGAGAAATAGCATCAGAACAACGATCACCAATACCAGGCCGCCAAGACCATTTGATACCAATGTCCGGACGCGCTCCTTGAACGACTTGGAGGGATCCTGCCAGAACTCGAGGGATACCCCCTCTGGCAACGTCTGGGAACGCTCAGCAACCCACGCCTTCACGGTGTCGGTAGTAAGAATAACGTCCGGCGATGTCGTCACATAGACGTTTAAACCCAGCGAGCGCTGTCCATTGAACTCGATATCAACATCGACGTCCTCGAAGGTGTCTTTCACCGTTGCCACATCACTCAGTAACAGCTCCTGGCCCGAGATATCACTGCGCAATACAATCGATTCAAAGTCGGCACGATCGTAGGCCTGACCACGCGTTTGTATGAGAAGGTCACCACTGTCGCGTTTAACCGATCCGGCAGGCAGGTTAATCGACGCCTGTCTCACAGCGTTTGCCAGCTGATCAAAACTGATTTGATAGCGCTGAAGGCTGTCCTCAGAGACCTCAATGGAAACCTCGTAAGGACGCGCGGTCTGCAATTCAACAATGGATACCCAGGGCTGGCGGACTAACTCATCGCGCAAGGTTTCGCCCAGTTGCTTCATCTCGCGTTCGCTTAGATCGCCATAAATCTGAACACGCCCCATCTGGTGGCGGTAGGTTAACTCCGTCACGGTGGGCCGCTCAGCATCCGAGGGAAAAGTCCGGATCGCGTCGACTCGGGTGTTGATATCGTTGGTTAGTTTTTGTGTGGGGTAGTCACTCTCGACTTCAACCATCACCGTGGCTAGCCCTTCACGCGAGGTGGAGCGAAGCTCCTCAATGCCATTCAGATCATGAATTGCTTCTTCAATTCTGACTGAGATCTGTTCCTCAACTTCGCTGGGGCTCGCACCACGAAACTCCATGCGAATTTCGATCTGGTTAATCTCGGGCGTTGGAAAAAACTGCTTGTCGAGCTTTGGGATACTTGCGAAGCCACCGATGATAAGCAGCACCATCAGCAAGTTGCCCGCAATCGGATTCTTGATAAACCATGTGATGGGACCGTTCATATTAATTCACCGCCATCACTTGAACGCGCAGTCCGGGAAAAAGGGTGTTGTTCAACTCGGCAACAACGACCTCACCCTCACTAATGCCTGATATCCAAACACGATCTTTCTCCCGGTTAACAACGACCACATCTTTACGCTCTAGTATGGATTGTTCGTTCACCACCAAGATATGACCATCGGGGCTCAGAGCGGTATTGGACAGTTCGATAACGCGAGGCACAGGACGTCCCAAGATCTCGGCGCGCGCAAACACTCCGGGAGTAAGCGCTGGACGCCCCTCACCAACCTCGGGAGTCCCGCTGAATTCGGCGATCAGATTGGCTACACGACTGCGGCGATCGATCTCAGCCTCGGATCGCACGATGGGTGCCGAGAAATTCCATATCTTGTCGCCGATATTGACCGTCACAGCCGCAGTGGATCCAACCAAACCACCTGACGATGTGAGTAAGGAATCGGGAAGGAGCGCCAGCTGCGCATCTGAGACGGGTAAGCGCAACTCCAGTGCCTCGATCGCATAGACCTGGGCCAGTGGAGTGCCGTTGCCAACAAACTGCCCCACATCTGCACGCTTTTGTAAAACACGGCCGTCAAATGGCGCCCGGATTACCGTTCGCTCAAGGGCAAGCTTGGATGCAGCGACGTCAGCCTCCGCAGCAGTAACGGCTAGCTCAGCCGCGCGTAATTGTGGTTTGCGTAAAAATAGATCGTTTGCTTCGGCCGACCCCAGTTCGCGCCACTCTCGTTGGGCCTGTCGACTTCTACCACGCTCTTCAGCCAGACGCTGCTCTGCCTGCGCAAGGGCGGCCTCGGTGCGCGCCAACGCGAATTCGTAATCGTCAGGCTCGATCTTTAGAAGAATATCGCCGACATTAAAGAAACCACCGTCCGCAAAATTTTCACTAACCTCTACAACCCGTCCCGCAACCTGTGCTGCGAGCTCCACCTGCGTCTTCGCGCCAATAGTGCCCTGCGTTTTCACGCGCAACTGATGCTCAGAAGGAGCAGCCGTAATGACCTCAACCATGGGCGCCGGACGCTCGGGAGGTGCCCCTGCCTGAGGCTCTGACTTCGCCGTCAAGACGATCCATGTCGCCACTAGTCCCGCAAGCGTTGCAAGGGTTGCGATTGCGAGTTTACGCAGCGAAAGCCGTGCGGCCACAGCGTTTCCGTTAGCGGTGTCAGACATACTAGATTCCGTTTTGGTGGGAAGCCCTGTAGATGGGGACATAACGACTCAAACACAAGTGTCGCGTCTAGCTTTTGTCCCCGCCCTACTTCAAAAATATACGCAGCCGACGCAAAGACCCGTCGTTTCGTTGCAGCACCTCAAGATTGCGGCCGCGCTTGTCTTCCAAGTGTGTCTACGCAGAAAGACGTGGGTAGGTCTTGCCTAGGGACCCTGTTTTCCCTGACTATTCGGGACACTCTTTTTTTCTCAACTTTTAACTCAAGAAGTCATGGAGACTCGTATGGCGCTTTCTTCTGGGGACAACGTCCCATCCTGCACACTGTCTGTTATGGGCGAATCCGGTCCCGCACCGCTGACCACAGACGATCTTTTCAACGACAAGCGCGTTTTGCTATTCGCCTTGCCCGGTGCATTCACACCCGGCTGCTCAATGGCGCACCTACCCGGGTATGTTGCGATGGCCGATAAAATCAAAGCGGCTGGGATTGACACAATTGCCTGTCTTTCAGTGAACGATGCCTTTGTAATGGGTGCTTGGGGCGACGCACAGAATGCTAGTGAGATCGTGATGGTCGCTGATGGAAATGGTCAATTCACCGACGCGATGGGTCTTACGCTCGATGCAACAGGCTTTGGCATGGGTAAGCGCAGCCAACGCTATGCCATGATCGTAGACAACGGGGTAATTACCCACATCAATGTTGAGGAAGGGCCTGGTGTTGATGCCAGTTCTGCCGAAACAATGATGGGTTTGCTCTAATATCCGACCCGAGTGGGTGTCTCACTTAAGATAGCCACATGACCCAGAGGCAATGCGCTTTAGCACTAACGAGTGCCGCGTTGCCTCTAGGTTTATCTCGTAACTTTGCTGACACAGATATGCGGACACATACGTGCCCTCTATCACACTGCTGTAACAGCAAACACCACGCTACTGATCACCACCACGCCTAGCAAATTCACCCAAACACCCCACCGAACCATGGTTTGAATGCTGATTTGGCCGGTGCCAAACACAACGGCGTTAGGCGCGGTCGCCACGGGTAGCATGAACGCACAGCTCGCGCTCATCGCGGCGGGCACCATCAAAATCATTGGATCTATCTGAGCCGCCATCGACGCGGCAGCCAATATCGGCATCAGCAACGCAGTCGTTGCCGTATTCGATGTTGCCTCGGTTAGTGCAGTGACCAGAGCAGCTACAACTACGATCGCCAACAGCGTGGGGACAAGCGCCAAACTTGCCAATAACTCTCCGACCTGAGCACTCAGACCCGAGGTAACAAAGCCCTTAGCGAGGGTAATCCCGCCCGCGAATAACAGCAGTACTCCCCAAGGTATTGCACTCGCTTGCTCCCAACTTATTAAGGGCTCGCCTGATTTATCGCGTGTTATGAACATGGCAACAACGGCGCAAAATGCTACCGCTGCGTCATTTGCCATCGGCATATCAAACCAGACCCGCCAGCCACCGAACGGCTCGGTACGTGTCATCCAAGCAACAGCTGTGACTGCAAATATAATGAGTACACGCTTCTCTGCACTTCGCCAGCCTCCAATGTCGGGAAGATCAACGGTCAGGTCGTTGGGCACTTGCCTAGCAAGAAAGATCGCGATCGTAGGTACCATCAGCGCAACCACGGGAATGCCCCAGGTCATCCACTCGCTGAAACTCACGGCGGTACCGGTGGTCTCCTCGTAAACCTGCATAAAGATAAGCGTTGGCGGTGTACCAATGGGCGTGCCTAGTCCGCCAATACTGCAAGCCCATGCCAGACCCAGAAGTAATGGCGGTGCCAATGCTGTAGGCGCACTCGAGGTCGCTATCACCGCGAGCGCCACAGGCAAAAGCATCAGGACAGTGGCAGTGTTGGATATCCACATGCTGAGCAGTGCCGCGGCCAACATAAAGCCCAATATCAGCCGTTTTGGCTCATTGGCGCCAACAAACCTCACCACCGTGATAGCTATCCGCGTATGCGCGCCCGTTGATTCCATCCCCTTGGACAGTAAAAACCCACCCATGAGTAATAAAATAAGTGGAGAGCCATACGCTGCGGCAACGTCAGCGGGGGTGATCACGCCGAGAAGTGGCAACACCCCCATCGGCACTAAAGATGTCACCGGAATGGGTATGGGCTCAAAAATCCACCAAAAGACGCACAGTGTGGCAACGGCAGTGGTGATCGACGCCGGCTGCGACTGCCCCAAGGCATCGGACAACAAACCTGCGATTAAAGCAGCCAGCAGCCCAGGGAGAATCGATGCATTTAAATTAAACCAATGCGACTTCGGCATTGCGCATTACCCATATTTGTTCGTTACACTAATGACATGAAATCTCAGCTGTCTTCCCTTGTCGATACCTTCGATCGCCGCATCCGCTATCTCAGACTCTCTGTGACTGACCGGTGCGATTTTCGTTGCCAGTATTGCATGACTGAAGACATGCGTTTCCTTCCGAGGAAAGCGGTGCTGTCCGAGGATGAACTTGTCCGCTTGGCGAGTCTGTTCGTTGAGTTAGGCGTCGAAAAGATTCGCTTAACAGGTGGAGAGCCACTGATTCGACCCGATATTGTCTCTATTGCGAGAAGACTGCACGCGATCGAGGGTCTAAAGGAACTTGTGCTCACGACAAACGGCAGTCAGTTGACGCATTTAGCGAAACCGCTTGTGGATGCGGGTGTATCGCGCATAAATGTAAGCCTCGACACTCTTTGTGCAGCGCAATTCGCCGAACTGTCTAGAACCGGCAGTTTGGACAAAGTGTTAAACGGCATCGACGCCGCAATCGATGCCGGATTTAAGCGCATCAGGTTGAACACGGTGCTGCTCACCGGCCAAAACGAAGCGCAAATTGAACCCCTGCTCGAATACGCCCTGGACAAGGGGATCGATATTGCCTTCATCGAAGAGATGCCGATGGGACATATCACCCAGACGGAGCGAGAGCTAAGCCTAGTGCCCTCTGCTCAGGTGCTATCAACGATTAAGTCGCGCTTTAATCTCGTTCCTGTTGTTGGCGGTGCGGCCGATGGCCCTGCACGAAGGTACGCAGTTGAGGGCACATCAACCGAAGTGGGCGTCATTTCCCCAATCACCCATAACTTCTGCGATTCGTGTAATCGACTTCGGGTCACACCAGACGGCCGGCTGATCCTCTGTTTGGGTCACGAGAACGCTCTAGATTTGCGCCAACTGCTAAGAAGCGACATGGATTCGTCCAGCTTGAAACGTGCAATTGTCGCCGCGCTTGCGTATAAACCCGAACGTCACGTGTTTGATCAACCAGATGAGCCCCAGGTTGTCCGCTTGATGAACGTCACGGGCGGTTGATCACAAACTAGGAATTTCTATGTCTAACTCGTTTCCAAAATTGGGAAGCGTCGAGAGTATTATCGATTCGCTTGCCGCCGAGGGCTATATCTGTAACGAGCAGATAGCTACCGTCGTTTACTTGGCTGCCGCCTTAGAGAAGCCCATTCTTGTTGAAGGGCCTCCGGGCGTAGGAAAAACTGAACTTGCCAAGAGCTGTGCGTTACTGACAGGCGCACCGCTAGTGCGACTGCAGTGCTACGAAGGCTTGGATGAGTCAAAGGCAATCTATGAGTGGAAGTATGGCAAGCAGCTACTGTACACGCAGCTGCTGAAAACTCAGCTTGCCGAAGTCATGGAGGGCGCTACGGGACTGCGCGAGTCTGTAGAGCGACTTCACAGCTTCGATGACGTCTTTTTCTCAAAAGAATTTTTGGAGCCACGCCCTCTTATGCAGGCAATCGATGCTGAGGACGGTGTCGTGCTGCTGGTCGACGAAATCGATAAAGCGGACTTTGAGTTTGAATCACTACTCCTCGAGGTTCTCTCTGACTTCCAAGTATCTATTCCTGAGCTGGGGACGCTCAAAGGTCGCTCGAAGCCATTGGTATTTTTGACAAGTAACGACACGCGAGATCTTTCTGACGCACTCAAACGTCGCTGTCTGCACTTGCACATCGATTTCCCCACAACCGAGTTGGAAGGGAAAATCGTCAGGGCGCGTGTTCCCCAGATCACCGAGGCAATGACTGAGCATCTGACATCCTTTGTCAGCAAGGTGCGCGAGATGGATCTTAAAAAGCTGCCATCAGTCTCAGAAACCATCGACTGGGCAAAGAGCTTAGTATTGCTGCACGCCGATTCACTCGACGAGGATTTGGTCCGCAGCTCACTGAACGCACTGCTTAAGTACGAAGACGATTTGAGTAGCGTAGTAGATAACCTGACAGAACTGCTGAATCAGGAAGTGAAGGGCGCCGAGGCCCGCTAACGGCATGAATGCACCTCAACGGCTGAGCCAAGACGCGCCTACTGATCGCTTACTTGCCTTCATCGAATTCTTGCGGGGCCGAGATATTTTTATTTCCCCCGCTGACTCGTTGGTTGCAATGGAAGTTGCTGGGCTCGTGGGTTACGCGAATCGACAATTGCTCAAAGATGGCCTTGGTAGCGCGCTCGCAAAGTCGAAGTTTGAGATAGAAATCTTCAACGAGGCGTTCGAGCAGTACTTTGGTGTTCCAGAGGACGAAAAGCCAAAGACGCAAAATAGTGAATCGAAAGACGCATCGGAAAGTGAGCAACCCAGCCCCGAACAGCTGGGACAGCAGCTGGCACAGGCGCTCGAAGCTCAGCCCGAGCTTTCAAAAAACCTTTCAAGCGACCTTGTTGAGGCGCTTAAAAGCGGTGATGAGGCTGCTATCGCAATCGCTGTCGAGACCGCGGCACAGCAGGTCGATGTCTCCGCGATAAAGCTGCTCACGCAGCGCGGGCAATATATCCGTAAAATGTTGGATGCGTTGGGCGAACAAGCACTGAGAGATGCAGCTGTCGAATTAGAGAGCACCGAGCCGGCCGCATTCGAGGCGGTGCAAGCATTGCGAGAACAACTTCGGAATAAAGTGCGCGATCGCGTCGATCGAGCCTACATGGTTCACGCCAGCGGCGACGCTGAGGACATGCTCGATGAAGCCTTAAGTAATATGTCGCTAGGCAACGTCGATCAGCACCACCGTGCACGCCTGAAGCGCTTACTCGAGAAAATGACACGCAAGCTTGCGGCCCGACATGGTCGCATAAGAAAGCGCGTTAAACGCGGTCAACTGGCTGTACCCCCCACCTTACGAAAGGCGATGGCGACAGACGGGGTCCCTTTTAAGCCCCAATGGCGAAAGAGCCTACGTAGGAAGCCGCAAATTCTCATTCTCTGTGATGTCAGTGGCTCGGTCGCTGCCTATGCGAAGTTTTTATTGCTCTTCGTCCACTCCTTGCAAGATATTTTGCCGAGAACAAGAAGCTTTGCCTTCTCCTCGAATTTGGGTGAAGTGACCGAGACCTTGCGCGCACTGCCCGTTGAAACAGCCATCGAACGAGTGAATCTTAAATACGGCGGCGCCACCGATTACGCAAGAGCCTTTGAGGACTTCGCTGATCTGGCTATGGCGGATATCAACCGAGTAACCACAGTGATCGTTCTCGGCGATGCGCGAAACAACAACACCGATCCGAGATTGGATCTTTTGGCAGAAATCCGCTCCAAGTGTAGGCAGCTAATCTGGCTCAACCCAGAGAGTCAACGCAGCTGGAGTACGGGTGATTCGGAGATGGCTGGGGTCATGAGAAACTGTGATGTTGCCGCCGAGTGCAGCACCTTGAAACAGCTCGAGCGAGTGATCGACACATTGCTAACAGAGCTGAATAGCTGACAGAAA encodes the following:
- a CDS encoding protein containing von Willebrand factor type A (vWA) domain (PFAM: VWA domain containing CoxE-like protein), with product MNAPQRLSQDAPTDRLLAFIEFLRGRDIFISPADSLVAMEVAGLVGYANRQLLKDGLGSALAKSKFEIEIFNEAFEQYFGVPEDEKPKTQNSESKDASESEQPSPEQLGQQLAQALEAQPELSKNLSSDLVEALKSGDEAAIAIAVETAAQQVDVSAIKLLTQRGQYIRKMLDALGEQALRDAAVELESTEPAAFEAVQALREQLRNKVRDRVDRAYMVHASGDAEDMLDEALSNMSLGNVDQHHRARLKRLLEKMTRKLAARHGRIRKRVKRGQLAVPPTLRKAMATDGVPFKPQWRKSLRRKPQILILCDVSGSVAAYAKFLLLFVHSLQDILPRTRSFAFSSNLGEVTETLRALPVETAIERVNLKYGGATDYARAFEDFADLAMADINRVTTVIVLGDARNNNTDPRLDLLAEIRSKCRQLIWLNPESQRSWSTGDSEMAGVMRNCDVAAECSTLKQLERVIDTLLTELNS